CATGCGCGGTGGTACGCGGGCTTCTGGCCCCAACGGGGCCTGCCCTGCGACTACCGCACGCTGTTGGAGACGCTGGAGGCGGCGCTGGCACACGAGCCCTCCGTGACGGAGACGCCCCGTGTGACGATGGCCAACGGGCTCACCGCCCTGGCAAAGGACCCGTCATGACGACGCCCATCCCCGCGCCCTTGTGGCACTTCTTGAGCCGCGAGGTGGCGTTGGTGTGCGACGCCTCCGGCTCCATCACCTGGGGGGACGAGCGCGCGGTGCGGATGCTGGAGTGCACTCCGGGCCAACCCCTGCGCAAGCTGGCGGCCCAGGGCACCGAGGACAAGGTGGACCGGCTCATCACCCTGGCCCGTGACGAGCGGGTGGAGGGCTGGGAGGTCATCCTGTGCGTGGGGGGCATGCCGCGCACGTTCGCCTTCCGGGGCGCCCCGCATGAGGGGGGCTCGGCGTTGGTGGGCAGCCTGGTGACGGAGGACTATGCCGCGTCGCTCTCGCAGGTGAGCGAGACGATGAGCGAGCTGGCGGCGCTGCACCGCGAGACGGAGCGCCAGCAGCGCGAGCTCAAGCGGCGCGCGGACGAGCTGGCCCTGCTCAACCGGGACCTGGAGGAGTCCAACCGCGGCGTGCGCACGCTGCACGCCGAGCTGGACGAGAAGACGGAGAGCCTGGTGCGCGCCGCGGAGATCAAGAGCCGCGTGGTGGCCAACGTGAGCCACGAGTTCCGCACCCCGCTGCACTCCATCCTCGGCCTGGCGCGGCTGCTGCTCAACCCCGCCAACGGCAGCCTCACCGTGGAGCAGCAGAAGCAGGTGCAGTTCATCCGCACCTCGGGCGAGGCCCTCTTCGAGCTGGTGAACGACCTGTTGGACCTGTCGAAGATGGAGTCCGGCAAGGCGACGCTGCGGCCCCTGCGCTTCAGCGCCTCGGACTTCCTGGGCGCGCTGCGCGGGATGATGCGGCCGCTGGTGCCGGTGGACTCGCCGGTGGAGCTGCGCTTCGAGGAGCCACCTGGAGAGCTGCTGCTGGAGACGGACGAGGCCAAGGTGAGCCAGGTGCTGCGCAACCTGGTGTCCAACGCGCTGAAGTTCACGGAGACGGGCCACGTCACCGTCTCGGCCGAGCTGGCGCCGGACGATCGGGTGTGCTTCCAGGTGCGCGACACGGGCATTGGCATCTCGCCGGAGCTCCACGAGCGCATCTTCGAGGAGTTCACCCAGGTGGAGAGCCCGCTGCAGAAGAAGGTGAAGGGTACGGGCCTGGGGCTGGCGCTGTCGCGGCGGCTGGCGGAGTTCCTCGGCGGCAGCCTCACGGTGCAGAGCACGCCGGGCCGGGGCTCCACCTTCACGCTCCTCATCCCCCGGGTGCACCCGGAGGTGGAGGCGATGGTGAGCCTGGCCGAGCGCAGCCAGCACCTGGAGCCGGGCCGCGCGCCGGTGCTGGTGCTGGAGGACGACCGGCAGACGCTCTTCCTCTACGAGAAGTACCTGGAGCGCTCGGGCTTCCAGGTGCTGCCAGTGCGCACGGTGGACGAGGCACGGCGCACGCTGCAGCGGGTGCGCCCGGCCGCCATCGTCATGGACGTCATGCTGGAAGGAGAGACGAGCTGGGGCTTCCTCTCCGAGCTCAAGGGCAACGAGGCCACGCGCGACATCCCCACCCTGGTGGTGACGCTCATGGACCGCGAGCACAAGGCGCGCGCGCTGGGCGCGGACGAGTTCTGGCTCAAGCCGGTGGTCGAGGAGCAGCTGCTGCGCAAGCTGGCGGCCATGGCGCGCACGGGCCCCGTGCACAAGCTGCTCATCATCGACGACGACGACGTGCACCGCTACCTGCTGCGGCAACTGCTCAAGGACACGCCCTACGTGCTGTCCGAGGCGGCCACCGGGCCCGAGGGCATCCGGCTGGCGCGCGAGCAGCGGCCGGACCTCATCTTCCTGGACTTCGTGCTCCCGGACATGACGGCCTTCGACGTGCTGGACGACTTGAAGGCGGACCCCATCACGCGCGACATCCCCGTCATCCTCCACACCTCGCGGCAGTTGCAGGAGGAGGAGCGGCAGCGGTTGGCGAAGGAGACGGCGATCATCCTGGCCAAACACACGCTGAGCCGCGAGGTCGCCATCAGCCGCATCCGGGACGCCCTCCACAAGACGGGTCTGGGCACCAATCAGGGAGAGGGCCGCCGTGGCTGACATGAGCTTTTCCGCGACCATTCTCAACGTCAACGACGACGAGGCGACCCGCTATCTGTCCACGCGCACGCTGAAGATGGCGGGCTACAAGGTGGTGGAGGCGGCCACGGGCCATGAGGCGCTGCGGCTGGCCCAGGAAGTCCGCCCGGACGTGGTGGTGCTGGACGTGAAGCTGCCGGACATCAGCGGCTACGAGGTGTGCAAGCGCCTGCGGGCCAACCCGGAGACGGCCTCCATCGCGGTGATGCACACCTCGGCCACCTACGTGACGCCGGACAAGAAGGTGCGCGGGCTGGAGGGCGGCGCGGACGCCTACCTCACCGAGCCCTTCGAGGGCGAGGAGCTCGTCGCCACCGTGCGCTCGCTGTTGCGCATGCGGCGCGCGGAGCAGCAGCTGCGCCGGCGCACCGAGTCCCTGGAGGAGGCGGACCGGCGCAAGGACCTGTTCCTGGCCATGCTCGCCCACGAGCTGCGCAACCCCCTGGCCGCCATCACCACCGCCGTGGGCATCCTGGATCGCCGCCCGCCGGTGGACCCCAAGGAGGGGCGGATGATCTCCATCATCCAGCGCCAGACGAACCACCTGGCGCGGCTGGTGGACGACCTGCTGGACGTGAGCCGGATGACGCGCGGCAAGGTGGAACTGCGCCGGACGCGCTTGGACCTGCGGGGCGTGATGGAGCAGGTGCTGACGGTGTTCCGCCCCCTGGCCGACAACCGCAAGCTGACGCTCGAGTCCCACCTGACGGCGGTGCCGCTGTGGATGGAGGCGGACACGACGCGGCTGGAGCAGATCTTCACCAACCTGCTGGACAACGCGACGAAGTACACGGACGCGGGTGGAGCCATCCAGGTGCGGGTGGAGCCGGTGGCGCGCAACGGGCTCGCGGGAGCGGTGGTGCGGGTGAAGGACACGGGCATCGGCATCCGCTCGGACATCCTGCCCTCGGTGTTCGACCTGTTCGCGCAGGCGGACGAGTCGCTGGAGCGCACACGCGGGGGCCTGGGCATCGGCCTGACGCTGGTGCGCAGCCTGGTGGAGCTGCACGGAGGCCAGGTGGAGGCGCACAGCGATGGCCCGGGCCAGGGCAGCGAGTTCACCGTGTGGCTGCCGCTGCTGCCGGAGGCCTCGGAGCAGGAGCCGCGCGACGTGGTGATGCCGGACCTGGTGAAGCGCCGCCGGCACATCCTGCTGGTGGAGGACAACGCGGACGCGCGGCAGGCGCTGCAGGATTTGCTCGAGACCTGGGGCCATCGGGTGGAAGTGGCGGCGGACGGGCTGCGCGGGTTGGAGCTGGCGGTGCAGCGCACGCCGGAGCTGGCGCTGGTGGACATCGGGCTGCCGGGACTGGACGGCTACCGGGTGGCGGAGGAGCTGCGGGCGAAGATGGGCCGGGCCATCCGGCTGGTGGCGCTCACCGGCTACGGCGGGACGGAGGACCAGACGCGGGCGCGCCAGGCGGGCTTCGACCTGCACCTGGTGAAGCCGGTGCGGCCGGACGACCTGGACCGGCTCCTGTCGCAACTGTGAGCATTGCCCCCATGCCCTGGTGGTCCCTAGCTTGAAGGCTGGGGGCTGCCATGTCTGGGAATACCGGCCGCGACGATGAGGGAGCGTCCACGGTCTCCGGCTTCGAGGACTCGGATTTCGGCGACGACCTGATGCGGGTGGTCACCCGGGGGCCGGCCCTGCTTCGCACGCCGGTGTCCGGGCAGTGGCTGGGAGGCCAGGACGGCCGCCGCTTCCAGGTGCTCGAGTCGCTGGGCGGAGGGGGCATGGGCCAGGTGTTCCGCGCATGGGATGCCCAGCTGAGACGCGAGGTGGCGCTCAAGTTCCTGCTCCCTCGCGCGCCCTCGGACGATGAGGAGCAGCTGATCTCCCTGCTGAGGAAGGAAGCGCGGGCCGTCGCGCAGCTGGCCCACGCCAACATCGTCCGCCTCTTCGACGTCTCCGAGTGGCGCGAGGCCGCGTGGGAACCACGAGTCCCCTTCCTCGTCATGGAGTACCTGGAGGGCGAGTCGCTCTCGGCGGTGCTGCGGCGCGAGCAGCGGCTGGCGCCACGGCACGCCCTGGAGTTGCTGGCCGGCATCGCCGCCGGGCTCGCGCACGCCCACGAGCACCACGTCATCCACCGGGACCTCAAGCCGGGCAACGTCTTCGTCACCCGTCAGGGCGAGGTGAAGCTGCTCGACTTCGGCCTGGCGTGGCTGCTGGCGGAGCGGGACGCGCCCGGACTGGACCTGCCCACCGCCGGCACGCCAGCCTACATGGCGCCGGAGCAATGGCGGGGAGGACGGCAGGACGAGCGGACCGACCTCTGGGCCGCGGGCATCGTGCTGTACGAGATGCTCACCGGAGCTCCCCCCTACCCGAGCGACAGCCTGCCGGAGCTGCGCGAGCGGGTGCTCTCCGACGAGCCCGTGCCCCCGGTGCGCGAGCGCCGGCCGGAGCTGCCCCGGGAGCTGGAGCCGCTGGTGTCCACGCTGCTGGCCAAGGCCCCCGAGCGTCGCTATCAGACGGCGCGGGAGCTGGGCGAGGAGCTGCGTGAGCTGGAGGAGCGATGGGGCGCCCGGGGACAGGCACCGCGCCCCCCGGCTCCCGAGCGCCGGCAGGTGACGCTGGTGTCCTTGCGGCTCACCGGGGCCGGGCTGGCGCGGGCGCTGGACACCGAGGACGTCGGCGAGTGGGAGGAGGCCTTCCACCAGCGCTGCGAGGAGCTCGTCCAGCAGCGGGGG
This is a stretch of genomic DNA from Archangium violaceum. It encodes these proteins:
- a CDS encoding hybrid sensor histidine kinase/response regulator, coding for MTTPIPAPLWHFLSREVALVCDASGSITWGDERAVRMLECTPGQPLRKLAAQGTEDKVDRLITLARDERVEGWEVILCVGGMPRTFAFRGAPHEGGSALVGSLVTEDYAASLSQVSETMSELAALHRETERQQRELKRRADELALLNRDLEESNRGVRTLHAELDEKTESLVRAAEIKSRVVANVSHEFRTPLHSILGLARLLLNPANGSLTVEQQKQVQFIRTSGEALFELVNDLLDLSKMESGKATLRPLRFSASDFLGALRGMMRPLVPVDSPVELRFEEPPGELLLETDEAKVSQVLRNLVSNALKFTETGHVTVSAELAPDDRVCFQVRDTGIGISPELHERIFEEFTQVESPLQKKVKGTGLGLALSRRLAEFLGGSLTVQSTPGRGSTFTLLIPRVHPEVEAMVSLAERSQHLEPGRAPVLVLEDDRQTLFLYEKYLERSGFQVLPVRTVDEARRTLQRVRPAAIVMDVMLEGETSWGFLSELKGNEATRDIPTLVVTLMDREHKARALGADEFWLKPVVEEQLLRKLAAMARTGPVHKLLIIDDDDVHRYLLRQLLKDTPYVLSEAATGPEGIRLAREQRPDLIFLDFVLPDMTAFDVLDDLKADPITRDIPVILHTSRQLQEEERQRLAKETAIILAKHTLSREVAISRIRDALHKTGLGTNQGEGRRG
- a CDS encoding response regulator codes for the protein MSFSATILNVNDDEATRYLSTRTLKMAGYKVVEAATGHEALRLAQEVRPDVVVLDVKLPDISGYEVCKRLRANPETASIAVMHTSATYVTPDKKVRGLEGGADAYLTEPFEGEELVATVRSLLRMRRAEQQLRRRTESLEEADRRKDLFLAMLAHELRNPLAAITTAVGILDRRPPVDPKEGRMISIIQRQTNHLARLVDDLLDVSRMTRGKVELRRTRLDLRGVMEQVLTVFRPLADNRKLTLESHLTAVPLWMEADTTRLEQIFTNLLDNATKYTDAGGAIQVRVEPVARNGLAGAVVRVKDTGIGIRSDILPSVFDLFAQADESLERTRGGLGIGLTLVRSLVELHGGQVEAHSDGPGQGSEFTVWLPLLPEASEQEPRDVVMPDLVKRRRHILLVEDNADARQALQDLLETWGHRVEVAADGLRGLELAVQRTPELALVDIGLPGLDGYRVAEELRAKMGRAIRLVALTGYGGTEDQTRARQAGFDLHLVKPVRPDDLDRLLSQL